From a single Vanessa atalanta chromosome 26, ilVanAtal1.2, whole genome shotgun sequence genomic region:
- the LOC125074081 gene encoding zinc finger protein 271-like, whose amino-acid sequence MEFQNTKSCEFDETNEMVLSDDLNIKEEITHEITVDIKPENDDSYSNDDNPFENIQVEIKQEFITPNYPDKLLEISSITKKREAELQHTVMQIENEINELILPNTDDNIKMEKQDEVLGYEYPTIDEGSMDSEEAHALNNVEACLQDEINIKPENDVYEDTTKEEFDKLIKEEMDLTVTETHLISNKVINTTSTITNPQDGVIQSQTTKTLVMEIHPMVQGINVSSLGRINNPEEILPTSYSNDDNLTMEYDDFQLNSITGNVLSLEQEAYGLLKAGRCDVNDKRFSCKKCDKSYKKSKYLKEHMQVHKSIENRAMGIIKGLKTRMENMKKRICNDLKKDANKAIDKHTFENKKARMERLENRSRIKEEVVINMKKEGYECTCGQIFKRKTRMLSCLRSHDIYADTESCFSCISCTKQFKDKQELALHRKRLHRKRFPCKFCPTDYSTRKDLFKHLQIHQKVQLMEYKVISEVVKGKQKLKCFMCSKTFSELSELKMHVMEDHEEPYICPHCKGTFPKIIDFGNHTKTYHPEVEGQSVLDVLEAFSKLVQAWKCEECKLQFHEADKFAMHQVEKHSPDLKVKDQFQCSDCRRVFVSQKGLTSHRRIHHNTGSTEESETIEKGVMCVECRKICKDMTALTSHMRLHSPERKYPCKFCDFRFSTPEKRKIHAELHTGDMKYVCFICEYQCSSENRLKQHKMSLKHANMKEFLLTGKPLIEEQSTSKESRPGEKYAKKRKQSKSTPSLSGDEGTSTCEVCGDKFPSEKKMLEHKQTHPFIEFPNEDTPTRIFFK is encoded by the exons atggagtttcaaaatacaaaatccTGTGAATTCGATGAAACGAATGAGATGGTATTGTCAGATGATCTGAATATTAAAGAAGAAATAACCCACGAAATAACAGTTGATATAAAACCGGAAAATGATGACAGCTACAGCAATGATGATAATCCATTTGAGAATATACAAGTTGAGATTAAACAGGAATTCATCACTCCAAATTATCCAGATAAACTACTCGAGATATCATCTATCACAAAGAAAAGAGAAGCTGAACTACAACACACAGTAATGcaaatagaaaatgaaataaacgagTTAATATTACCTAATACAGATGACAATATTAAAATGGAGAAGCAAGACGAGGTTTTGGGTTATGAATATCCGACTATTGATGAAGGCAGCATGGATAGTGAAGAGGCACACGCATTGAACAATGTTGAGGCTTGTTTACAGGATGAAATTAACATAAAACCTGAAAATGATGTTTATGAG gacACCACAAAAGAAGAATTTGACAAATTAATAAAGGAAGAAATGGATTTGACAGTAACAGAAACTCATTTAATATCAAACAAAGTAATTAACACAACATCAACCATCACAAATCCTCAGGATGGGGTGATACAGTCACAAACTACAAAAACTTTAGTTATGGAAATTCATCCTATGGTTCAGGGTATCAATGTTTCATCGTTGGGTAGAATTAATAATCCTGAAGAAATATTACCAACTTCTTATAGCAATGATGACAATCTTACAATGGAATATGACGATTTTCAACTAAACTCTATAACTGGCAATGTATTGTCATTAGAGCAGGAAGCATATGGCTTATTAAAAGCAGGTCGCTGTGATGTCAACGACAAACGATTCAGCTGCAAAAAGTGCGATAAATCATATAAGAAATCGAAATATTTGAAAGAGCACATGCAAGTGCACAAGTCCATAGAGAATAGAGCAATGGGAATTATTAAAGGCCTTAAAACGAGGATGGAGAACATGAAGAAAAGGATTTGCAACGATCTCAAGAAAGACGCAAATAAAGCTATTGATAAACATACGTTTGAGAATAAAAAGGCAAGAATGGAAAGATTGGAGAATCGATCGCGAATCAAGGAGGAGgttgttataaatatgaagAAGGAAGGTTATGAATGCACTTGTGGACagatattcaaaagaaaaactaGGATGTTGTCTTGTTTACGATCTCACGACATTTATGCAGACACAGAATCCTGCTTTTCCTGCATATCTTGCACCAAACAGTTCAAAGACAAACAGGAGTTAGCGTTACATCGTAAACGGCTGCATCGCAAACGATTCCCCTGTAAATTCTGTCCAACTGACTACAGCACCAGAAAAGATTTATTCAAGCACCTTCAAATACACCAAAAAGTTCAATTGATGGAGTACAAAGTTATTTCGGAAGTAGTTAAAGGGAAACAGaagctaaaatgttttatgtgttCCAAAACATTTTCGGAACTATCAGAATTAAAAATGCATGTGATGGAGGATCACGAGGAACCGTACATTTGCCCACATTGTAAAGGAACTTTTCCGAAAATTATCGATTTTGGAAACCATACGAAAACGTACCATCCAGAGGTTGAAGGACAATCTGTTTTGGATGTTCTTGAAGCGTTTTCAAAATTAGTGCAAGCTTGGAAATGCGAGGAgtgtaaattacaatttcatgAGGCCGACAAATTTGCTATGCACCAGGTAGAGAAACACAGTCCGGATTTGAAAGTAAAGGATCAGTTCCAGTGCTCCGATTGTCGAAGAGTTTTCGTGAGCCAGAAAGGTTTGACGTCTCACAGAAGAATTCACCACAACACGGGTAGCACAGAGGAATCCGAGACCATCGAGAAGGGTGTCATGTGCGTTGAATGTCGGAAGATATGTAAGGATATGACCGCTCTTACATCACACATGCGTTTACATTCACCAGAACGGAAGTATCCTTGCAAGTTTTGTGATTTTCGTTTCTCAACACCAGAGAAGAGAAAGATTCACGCTGAACTACATACAGGCGACATGAAATACGTGTGCTTTATATGCGAGTATCAGTGCAGTTCGGAGAATCGGTTGAAACAGCACAAGATGTCCCTGAAACACGCAAACATGAAGGAGTTCCTATTGACGGGTAAACCGTTAATCGAAGAACAGTCGACATCGAAGGAGTCAAGACCTGGAGAAAAGTACGCTAAAAAGAGGAAGCAAAGTAAAAGCACGCCGTCTCTCTCGGGAGATGAGGGGACTTCGACGTGCGAAGTCTGCGGTGACAAGTTTCCAAGCGAAAAGAAAATGTTAGAACATAAACAAACTCACCCGTTCATTGAATTCCCCAATGAAGACACGCCTACTAGAATATTCTTTAAGTAG
- the LOC125074082 gene encoding neutral alpha-glucosidase AB isoform X2 encodes MKALCLLLVLTISSTLCVDKNNFKTCDQSGFCKRLRPFKPEKSQYSLNLDTVIVHGNVLSAEVVTVDIEGEKKNVLWHYALKLTALADSTFRVELDEADPLYPRYRPELALGEEPTADGLKLVSNSNGKLMLVNEQGHKVIITSEPLKIEFLDLNGEKAVILNDNSQLVVEPLREEEGTWSENFKSHHDSKPRGNEAISLDIAFPDADHVYGIPEHTDNFHLKTTTSGEPYRLYNLDVFEYELDSRMAIYGAIPVLYSHGVKRSAGVFWHNSAETWVDVVNYADATVVSSLVNLVTGGHQRRVDARFMSEAGVIDVFVFLGDKPADVFRQYSALTGVAPLPPRFSLAYHQSRWNYVDEADVRAVDDGFDANDIPADALWLDIEYTDRKKYFTWDMEKFPHPADMVANLTAKGRKLIVIIDPHIKREAGYFVHEDATEQGLYVKDKDGKDYEGWCWPGSSSYLDFFNPEVTKYYAERFQFNNFPGTSKDVHIWNDMNEPSVFNGPEITMPKDCRHYKAPQDGQDGLASFWEHRHVHNENGLRHISGTHQGMLDRSDGQYRPFILTRAVFAGTQRYAAVWTGDNAAEWGFLQASVPMCISLAVSGVSFCGSDVGGFFKYPEAELMTRWYQAGAYQAFFRAHSHIETKRREPWLYDAATTARIRDAVRRRYALLDFWYTLFYEHSVDGLPVMRPLFQEFPREEETFTIDNTYLLGDKLLVRPVLEAGVTSVKVYLPGKDSHTVWYDVDSYQSYPANGYMNVDVNIAKVPVFQRGGSVVPRKERVRRSSALMAHDPYTLVVALDGQGKAEGSLYIDDGETYEYKSNKFIYAKITYEPSAMKYSFVNEEASYPTRSWVERIVIAGIKNPPKSAKLSQGGKQIPLQMTLHRGNDVLVIRKPTASMASPWEILFTY; translated from the exons aTGAAGGCACTTTGTCTTCTTCTGGTCTTAACAATAAGCAGTACTTTATGCGTTGATAAGAATAATTTCAAGACATGTGATCAGTCAGGGTTTTGTAAGCGCCTTCGGCCTTTTAAGCCAGAGAAATCTCAGTATTCCCTAAATTTAGACACCGTTATTGTACACGGAAATGTTCTTTCGGCTGAGGTCGTTACCGTGGATATTGAAggagaaaagaaaaatgttctg TGGCACTATGCATTGAAACTGACAGCTCTGGCGGATAGTACATTCCGTGTAGAGTTAGATGAAGCAGATCCTTTGTACCCTCGGTACCGCCCGGAACTAGCATTGGGTGAGGAACCTACTGCAGATGG ATTAAAATTGGTATCGAACTCGAACGGTAAGCTGATGCTGGTCAACGAGCAAGGCCACAAAGTTATCATTACATCGGAACCTCTTAAAATCGAGTTCCTCGATCTGAACGGCGAAAAAGCTGTGATATTGAACGATAACAGCCAGCTTGTCGTGGAGCCTCTGAGG GAAGAAGAAGGCACATGGAGCGAAAACTTCAAGTCTCATCACGACAGCAAACCTCGAGGCAACGAAGCCATTTCGCTTGACATCGCATTCCCAGATGCTGACCACGTTTATG GTATCCCGGAGCACACAGATAACTTCCACCTGAAGACGACAACCTCAGGGGAACCGTACAGGCTGTACAACTTGGACGTGTTCGAATATGAGCTGGACAGCAGGATGGCTATTTACGGAGCCATTCCAGTTCTATACTCTCATGG AGTCAAACGCAGTGCAGGCGTGTTCTGGCACAACTCTGCGGAGACGTGGGTGGACGTCGTCAACTACGCCGACGCCACCGTCGTGTCGTCGCTCGTCAACCTCGTCACCGGCGGACACCAGCGACGCGTCGATGCCAG GTTTATGAGCGAAGCGGGCGTTATCGACGTGTTCGTGTTCCTCGGGGACAAGCCGGCCGACGTGTTCCGCCAGTACAGCGCCCTCACCGGAGTCGCGCCGCTCCCCCCC CGATTCTCGCTGGCGTACCACCAGTCGCGCTGGAACTACGTGGACGAGGCCGACGTGCGCGCCGTCGACGACGGGTTCGACGCCAACGACATCCCCGCCGACGCGCTCTGGCTCGACATCGAGTACACCGACCGCAAGAA ATACTTCACGTGGGACATGGAAAAGTTCCCTCATCCCGCGGACATGGTGGCCAACCTCACGGCTAAGGGACGGAAGCTGATCGTCATCATCGACCCCCACATCAAGAGGGAGGCTGGCTACTTCGTCCACGAAGATGCGACAGAACAGGGACTGTATGTTAAAGATAAAGATGGCAAGGACTATGAAG GGTGGTGCTGGCCTGGTTCATCCTCGTACCTCGACTTTTTCAACCCGGAGGTAACAAAGTACTACGCTGAGAGGTTCCAGTTCAACAACTTCCCCGGTACCAGCAAAGATGTTCACATCTGGAACGACATGAACGAGCCAAgt GTATTCAACGGACCAGAAATCACAATGCCTAAAGACTGCCGCCATTACAAGGCTCCTCAAGACGGACAAGATGGTCTCGCTTCATTCTGGGAACACAG ACATGTGCATAACGAGAACGGCCTCCGACACATCAGCGGTACACACCAGGGCATGCTAGACCGATCAGACGGACAGTACCGACCCTTTATCCTCACCAGGGCCGTCTTCGCCGGTACTCAGAG ATATGCAGCAGTCTGGACCGGAGATAATGCAGCGGAGTGGGGCTTTTTGCAAGCTTCCGTCCCCATGTGCATATCGCTGGCTGTCTCTGGAGTCAGTTTCTGTGGCTCAGATGTCGGAGGCTTCTTCAAGTACCCCGAGGCTGAGCTGATGACCAGATGGTATCAG GCGGGCGCCTACCAGGCCTTCTTCCGCGCGCACTCGCACATCGAGACCAAGCGGCGCGAGCCGTGGCTGTACGACGCCGCCACCACGGCGCGCATCCGGGACGCCGTGCGCCGCCGCTACGCGCTGCTCGACTTCTG GTACACCTTATTCTACGAGCACTCAGTCGACGGACTACCTGTAATGAGACCACTGTTCCAAGAGTTCCCTCGAGAGGAAGAGACATTCACGATTGACAACACATACTTATTgg GTGACAAGCTGTTAGTCCGTCCTGTGCTGGAAGCGGGAGTGACGAGTGTGAAAGTGTACCTGCCCGGGAAAGACTCCCACACCGTGTGGTACGACGTCGATTCGTACCAGTCATATCCCGCCAACGGGTATATGAACGTCGATGTTAATATTGCCAAA GTGCCGGTGTTCCAGCGCGGAGGCAGCGTAGTGCCGCGCAAGGAGCGCGTGCGACGCTCCTCCGCTCTCATGGCGCACGACCCTTACACGCTCGTAGTGGCGCTGGACGGCCAG gGCAAAGCGGAAGGTTCGCTGTATATTGACGACGGCGAGACCTacgaatataaatcaaataaatttatatacgcCAAGATCACATATGAACCTTCAGCTATGAAGTATTC CTTCGTAAACGAAGAAGCAAGCTATCCAACCCGATCATGGGTGGAGCGTATTGTAATCGCGGGTATCAAAAACCCCCCGAAATCTGCCAAACTGTCCCAGGGAGGTAAGCAGATCCCTCTCCAGATGACTCTCCACAGAGGTAACGACGTGCTCGTCATACGCAAGCCAACCGCGTCCATGGCATCGCCTTGGGAAATACTTTTCACGTATTAG
- the LOC125074082 gene encoding neutral alpha-glucosidase AB isoform X1, whose product MKALCLLLVLTISSTLCVDKNNFKTCDQSGFCKRLRPFKPEKSQYSLNLDTVIVHGNVLSAEVVTVDIEGEKKNVLWHYALKLTALADSTFRVELDEADPLYPRYRPELALGEEPTADGLKLVSNSNGKLMLVNEQGHKVIITSEPLKIEFLDLNGEKAVILNDNSQLVVEPLRVRREKIGDDDEGDVEEEGTWSENFKSHHDSKPRGNEAISLDIAFPDADHVYGIPEHTDNFHLKTTTSGEPYRLYNLDVFEYELDSRMAIYGAIPVLYSHGVKRSAGVFWHNSAETWVDVVNYADATVVSSLVNLVTGGHQRRVDARFMSEAGVIDVFVFLGDKPADVFRQYSALTGVAPLPPRFSLAYHQSRWNYVDEADVRAVDDGFDANDIPADALWLDIEYTDRKKYFTWDMEKFPHPADMVANLTAKGRKLIVIIDPHIKREAGYFVHEDATEQGLYVKDKDGKDYEGWCWPGSSSYLDFFNPEVTKYYAERFQFNNFPGTSKDVHIWNDMNEPSVFNGPEITMPKDCRHYKAPQDGQDGLASFWEHRHVHNENGLRHISGTHQGMLDRSDGQYRPFILTRAVFAGTQRYAAVWTGDNAAEWGFLQASVPMCISLAVSGVSFCGSDVGGFFKYPEAELMTRWYQAGAYQAFFRAHSHIETKRREPWLYDAATTARIRDAVRRRYALLDFWYTLFYEHSVDGLPVMRPLFQEFPREEETFTIDNTYLLGDKLLVRPVLEAGVTSVKVYLPGKDSHTVWYDVDSYQSYPANGYMNVDVNIAKVPVFQRGGSVVPRKERVRRSSALMAHDPYTLVVALDGQGKAEGSLYIDDGETYEYKSNKFIYAKITYEPSAMKYSFVNEEASYPTRSWVERIVIAGIKNPPKSAKLSQGGKQIPLQMTLHRGNDVLVIRKPTASMASPWEILFTY is encoded by the exons aTGAAGGCACTTTGTCTTCTTCTGGTCTTAACAATAAGCAGTACTTTATGCGTTGATAAGAATAATTTCAAGACATGTGATCAGTCAGGGTTTTGTAAGCGCCTTCGGCCTTTTAAGCCAGAGAAATCTCAGTATTCCCTAAATTTAGACACCGTTATTGTACACGGAAATGTTCTTTCGGCTGAGGTCGTTACCGTGGATATTGAAggagaaaagaaaaatgttctg TGGCACTATGCATTGAAACTGACAGCTCTGGCGGATAGTACATTCCGTGTAGAGTTAGATGAAGCAGATCCTTTGTACCCTCGGTACCGCCCGGAACTAGCATTGGGTGAGGAACCTACTGCAGATGG ATTAAAATTGGTATCGAACTCGAACGGTAAGCTGATGCTGGTCAACGAGCAAGGCCACAAAGTTATCATTACATCGGAACCTCTTAAAATCGAGTTCCTCGATCTGAACGGCGAAAAAGCTGTGATATTGAACGATAACAGCCAGCTTGTCGTGGAGCCTCTGAGGGTGAGGAGGGAGAAAATCGGTGATGATGACGAGGGGGACGTC GAAGAAGAAGGCACATGGAGCGAAAACTTCAAGTCTCATCACGACAGCAAACCTCGAGGCAACGAAGCCATTTCGCTTGACATCGCATTCCCAGATGCTGACCACGTTTATG GTATCCCGGAGCACACAGATAACTTCCACCTGAAGACGACAACCTCAGGGGAACCGTACAGGCTGTACAACTTGGACGTGTTCGAATATGAGCTGGACAGCAGGATGGCTATTTACGGAGCCATTCCAGTTCTATACTCTCATGG AGTCAAACGCAGTGCAGGCGTGTTCTGGCACAACTCTGCGGAGACGTGGGTGGACGTCGTCAACTACGCCGACGCCACCGTCGTGTCGTCGCTCGTCAACCTCGTCACCGGCGGACACCAGCGACGCGTCGATGCCAG GTTTATGAGCGAAGCGGGCGTTATCGACGTGTTCGTGTTCCTCGGGGACAAGCCGGCCGACGTGTTCCGCCAGTACAGCGCCCTCACCGGAGTCGCGCCGCTCCCCCCC CGATTCTCGCTGGCGTACCACCAGTCGCGCTGGAACTACGTGGACGAGGCCGACGTGCGCGCCGTCGACGACGGGTTCGACGCCAACGACATCCCCGCCGACGCGCTCTGGCTCGACATCGAGTACACCGACCGCAAGAA ATACTTCACGTGGGACATGGAAAAGTTCCCTCATCCCGCGGACATGGTGGCCAACCTCACGGCTAAGGGACGGAAGCTGATCGTCATCATCGACCCCCACATCAAGAGGGAGGCTGGCTACTTCGTCCACGAAGATGCGACAGAACAGGGACTGTATGTTAAAGATAAAGATGGCAAGGACTATGAAG GGTGGTGCTGGCCTGGTTCATCCTCGTACCTCGACTTTTTCAACCCGGAGGTAACAAAGTACTACGCTGAGAGGTTCCAGTTCAACAACTTCCCCGGTACCAGCAAAGATGTTCACATCTGGAACGACATGAACGAGCCAAgt GTATTCAACGGACCAGAAATCACAATGCCTAAAGACTGCCGCCATTACAAGGCTCCTCAAGACGGACAAGATGGTCTCGCTTCATTCTGGGAACACAG ACATGTGCATAACGAGAACGGCCTCCGACACATCAGCGGTACACACCAGGGCATGCTAGACCGATCAGACGGACAGTACCGACCCTTTATCCTCACCAGGGCCGTCTTCGCCGGTACTCAGAG ATATGCAGCAGTCTGGACCGGAGATAATGCAGCGGAGTGGGGCTTTTTGCAAGCTTCCGTCCCCATGTGCATATCGCTGGCTGTCTCTGGAGTCAGTTTCTGTGGCTCAGATGTCGGAGGCTTCTTCAAGTACCCCGAGGCTGAGCTGATGACCAGATGGTATCAG GCGGGCGCCTACCAGGCCTTCTTCCGCGCGCACTCGCACATCGAGACCAAGCGGCGCGAGCCGTGGCTGTACGACGCCGCCACCACGGCGCGCATCCGGGACGCCGTGCGCCGCCGCTACGCGCTGCTCGACTTCTG GTACACCTTATTCTACGAGCACTCAGTCGACGGACTACCTGTAATGAGACCACTGTTCCAAGAGTTCCCTCGAGAGGAAGAGACATTCACGATTGACAACACATACTTATTgg GTGACAAGCTGTTAGTCCGTCCTGTGCTGGAAGCGGGAGTGACGAGTGTGAAAGTGTACCTGCCCGGGAAAGACTCCCACACCGTGTGGTACGACGTCGATTCGTACCAGTCATATCCCGCCAACGGGTATATGAACGTCGATGTTAATATTGCCAAA GTGCCGGTGTTCCAGCGCGGAGGCAGCGTAGTGCCGCGCAAGGAGCGCGTGCGACGCTCCTCCGCTCTCATGGCGCACGACCCTTACACGCTCGTAGTGGCGCTGGACGGCCAG gGCAAAGCGGAAGGTTCGCTGTATATTGACGACGGCGAGACCTacgaatataaatcaaataaatttatatacgcCAAGATCACATATGAACCTTCAGCTATGAAGTATTC CTTCGTAAACGAAGAAGCAAGCTATCCAACCCGATCATGGGTGGAGCGTATTGTAATCGCGGGTATCAAAAACCCCCCGAAATCTGCCAAACTGTCCCAGGGAGGTAAGCAGATCCCTCTCCAGATGACTCTCCACAGAGGTAACGACGTGCTCGTCATACGCAAGCCAACCGCGTCCATGGCATCGCCTTGGGAAATACTTTTCACGTATTAG
- the LOC125074002 gene encoding uncharacterized protein LOC125074002: MSATSALENNEDLENVPLVRMEDVQPDRSSEMYIVNKNELLETCVVDDAHYEDVCVNDEELEEDSNIGSMVSVQSEEIVGIDDNDNPELIVPEVLTPVTREVPLTIIVERAEVKQNPDSWPTLEILPGGVIKHAEKYEGDLASLYQSGDIENEGEDLMYACAKCPQRFKFLFCLVKHVKWHEDQKKKEKAPDIHKNKSSEKNYICLHTNKRKVISKLKTKCKVPKRS, translated from the exons ATGTCTGCAACAAGTGCTTTGGAAAATAACGAAGACCTAGAAAATGTTCCGTTGGTCAGGATGGAGGACGTACAACCAGACAGAAGTTCAGAAatgtatatagtaaataaaaatgaattgttaGAAACTTGTGTTGTTGACGATGCCCATTACGAAGACGTCTGTGTTAATGATGAAGAATTAGAAGAAGACTCGAACATAGGGAGCATGGTGTCTGTACAGTCTGAGGAAATTGTCGGAATTGACGACAACGATAATCCCGAACTCATAGTGCCAGAAGTTCTAACGCCTGTGACGCGGGAAGTTCCGTTG aCCATAATAGTAGAAAGGGCTGAAGTAAAACAGAATCCAGACAGTTGGCCGACATTAGAAATACTGCCGGGAGGTGTTATCAAACATGCTGAGAAATACGAAGGAGACTTAGCGAGTTTGTATCAGAGCGGAGATATAGAGAACGAAGGCGAAGATCTTATGTATGCATGTGCAAAATGTCcacaaagatttaaatttttattctgtttgGTCAAGCATGTGAAATGGCATGAGGATCAGAAGAAGAAGGAAAAGGCACCTGACATACATAAAAACA aatcttctgagaaaaattatatatgtctgcacacaaataaaagaaaagtcatatcaaaattaaaaacaaagtgtAAGGTACCAAAGAGGTCATAG
- the LOC125073981 gene encoding macro domain-containing protein RSc0334-like, giving the protein MILLPVPVSLGKSFPSFARIAVCSFQQHCLYSVTKMSQQPKWEVEKSRILSLSADDKRKLYKFDDYIIVDKVDPWSTYVVKNRDVEMKKHTNEDVTEFRKIKIDSAKNKELSGKVSIFKGDITKLEVDAIVNAANSRLIAGGGVDGAIHRAAGPLLQAECNTLGGCPTGEARITGGYNLPCKYVIHTVGPQNGSAPNLQSCYEKSLAFQKQYNLTSIAFPCISTGIYGFPNRLAAHIALRTARKFLENNKDLDRIIFCTFMPIDVDIYETLMQLYFPIHEKNLEES; this is encoded by the exons ATGATACTGTTGCCGGTACCGGTTAGCTTGGGAAAATCTTTTCCAAGTTTTGCACGAATTGCCGTTTGTAGTTTTCAGCAACATTGTTTATATTCAGTGACTAAAATGTCTCAGCAACCAAAATGGGAAGTTGAAAAATCTAGAATTCTATCTTTATCTGCCGATGataaaaggaaattatataaattcgacgattatattattgttgataaaGTTGACCCGTGGTCAACATACGTCGTTAAAAACAGGGATGTAGAAATGAAAAAGCATACCAATGAAGATGTTACCGAATTCAGAAAGATTAAAATAGATTCCGCTAAAAATAAAGAGTTAAGCGGGAAAGTTTCTATATTCAAAGGCGATATAACTAAATTGGAG gtcgacgcaattgtaaatgCTGCAAATTCTCGATTAATTGCTGGTGGTGGTGTTGATGGTGCCATACACCGCGCCGCTGGACCGTTACTTCAa gctGAATGCAATACCTTAGGAGGTTGCCCTACCGGTGAGGCAAGAATCACAGGCGGATACAACTTGCCTTGTAAAT atgtGATACATACGGTTGGACCTCAAAATGGGTCAGCACCAAATCTTCAATCTTGTTATGAGAAGAGTCTAGCATTTCAAAAGCAATATAACTTAACATCTATTGCATTCCCTTGCATATCTACTGGTATATATGGATTTCCTAACCGCCTTGCTGCACACATTGCTTTAAGGACAGCAAGAAAGTTTctcgaaaataataaagatcTAGATAGAATTATATTCTGTACATTTATGCCCATTGATGTTGACATCTATGAAACACTGATGCAATTGTACTTTCCCATTCATGAAAAAAACTTGGAAGAATCTTAA